The following coding sequences lie in one Gorilla gorilla gorilla isolate KB3781 chromosome 5, NHGRI_mGorGor1-v2.1_pri, whole genome shotgun sequence genomic window:
- the LOC109027173 gene encoding olfactory receptor 12D1, which produces MLNTTSVTEFLLLGVTDIQELQPFVFVVFLTIYFISVAGNGAILMIVISDPRLHSPMYFFLGNLSCLDICYSSVTLPKMLQNFLSAHKAISFLGCISQLHFFHFLGSTEAMLLAVMAFDRFVAICKPLRYTVIMNPQLCTQMAITIWMTGFFHALLHSLMTSRLKFCGSNRIYHFFCDVKPLLKLACGNTELNQWLLSTVTGTIAMGPFFLTFLSYFYIITHLFFKTHSFSMLHKALSTCASHFMVVILLYAPVLFTYIHHASGTSMDQDRITAIMYTVVTPVLNPLIYTLRNKEVKGAFNRAIKRWLWPKEILKNSFEA; this is translated from the coding sequence ATGCTGAATACAACCTCAGTCACTGAATTTCTCCTTTTAGGAGTGACAGACATTCAAGAACTGCAGCCTTTTGTCTTCGTTGTTTTCCTTACCATCTACTTCATCAGTGTGGCTGGGAATGGAGCCATTCTGATGATTGTCATCTCTGATCCTAGACTCCATTCCCCTATGTATTTCTTCCTGGGAAACCTGTCCTGCCTGGACATCTGCTACTCCAGCGTAACACTGCCAAAAATGCTGCAGAACTTCCTCTCTGCACACAAAGCAATTTCTTTCTTGGGATGCATAAGCCAGCTCCATTTCTTCCACTTCCTGGGCAGCACAGAGGCCATGTTGTTGGCCGTGATGGCATTTGACCGCTTTGTGGCTATTTGCAAGCCACTTCGCTATACTGTCATTATGAACCCTCAGCTCTGTACCCAGATGGCCATCACAATCTGGATGACTGGTTTTTTCCATGCCCTGCTGCACTCCCTAATGACCTCTCGCTTGAAATTCTGTGGTTCTAACCGTATCTATCACTTCTTCTGTGATGTGAAGCCATTGCTAAAGCTGGCCTGTGGGAACACTGAGCTTAATCAGTGGCTGCTCAGTACTGTCACAGGGACAATTGCCATGGGCCCCTTCTTTCTCACATTTCTCTCCTATTTCTACATTATCACCCATCTCTTCTTCAAGACTCATTCTTTTAGCATGCTCCACAAAGCACTGTCCACTTGTGCCTCCCACTTCATGGTAGTTATTCTTTTGTATGCACCTGTTCTCTTCACCTATATTCATCACGCCTCAGGGACCTCCATGGACCAGGACAGGATCACTGCCATCATGTATACTGTGGTCACTCCAGTACTAAACCCACTGATCTACACTTTGAGGAACAAGGAAGTGAAGGGGGCCTTTAATAGAGCAATCAAAAGGTGGCTTTGGCCTAAAGAAATCTTGAAGAACTCTTTTGAAgcataa
- the OR11A1 gene encoding olfactory receptor 11A1, giving the protein MEIVSTGNDTITEFVLLGFYDIPELHFLFFIVFTAVYVFIIIGNMLIIVAVVSSQRLHKPMYIFLANLSFLDILYTSAVMPKMLEGFLQEATISVAGCLLQFFIFGSLATAECLLLAIMAYDRYLAICYPLHYPLLMGPRRYMGLVVTTWLSGFMVDGLVVALVAQLRFCGPNHIDQFYCDFMVFVGLACSDLRVAQVTTLILSVFCLTIPFGLILTSYARIVVAVLRVPAGASRRRAFSTCSSHLAVVTTFYGTLMIFYVAPSAVHSQLLSKVFSLLYTVVTPLFNPVIYTMRNKEVHRALRKILYIKQTETLD; this is encoded by the coding sequence ATGGAAATTGTCTCCACAGGAAACGACACTATTACTGAATTTGTCCTCCTTGGCTTCTATGACATCCCTGAGctgcatttcttgttttttattgtattcaCTGCTGTCTATGTCTTCATCATCATAGGGAATATGCTGATTATTGTAGCAGTGGTTAGCTCCCAGAGGCTCCACAAACCCATGTATATTTTCTTGGCGAATCTGTCCTTCCTGGATATTCTCTACACCTCCGCAGTGATGCCAAAAATGCTGGAGGGCTTCCTGCAAGAAGCAACCATCTCTGTGGCTGGTTGCTTGCTCCAGTTCTTTATCTTCGGCTCTCTAGCCACAGCTGAATGCTTACTGCTGGCTATCATGGCATATGACCGCTACCTGGCAATTTGCTACCCACTCCACTACCCACTTCTGATGGGGCCCAGACGGTACATGGGGCTGGTGGTCACAACCTGGCTCTCTGGATTTATGGTAGATGGACTGGTTGTGGCCCTGGTGGCCCAGCTGAGGTTCTGTGGCCCCAACCACATTGACCAGTTTTACTGTGACTTTATGGTTTTCGTGGGCCTGGCTTGCTCGGATCTCAGAGTGGCTCAGGTGACAACTCTCAttctgtctgtgttctgcctcacTATTCCTTTTGGACTGATTCTGACATCTTATGCCAGAATTGTGGTGGCAGTGCTGAGAGTTCCTGCTGGGGCAAGCAGGAGAAGGGCTTTCTCCACATGCTCCTCCCACCTAGCTGTAGTGACCACATTCTATGGAACGCTCATGATCTTTTATGTTGCACCCTCTGCTGTCcattcccagctcctctccaaggTCTTCTCCCTGCTCTACACTGTGGTCACCCCTCTCTTCAATCCTGTGATCTATACCATGAGGAACAAGGAGGTGCATCGGGCACTTCGGAAGATTCTCTATATCAAACAAACTGAAACACTTGATTGA